Part of the Solwaraspora sp. WMMA2065 genome is shown below.
GGTCGAGTCCTCGGTCGGTCGCCCGGTGAGCCGGGTGAGCGTGCTCACGCCCCCGCCCCGATCGTCGCCGCAAGGTCGTCCGATGTGGCCGGACGGGCCGATGCGGCCCGGGCGGTCGTCCGGTGCGCCGGTCACCTGATCGTGCAGGTATGGCCCTGGTGGTCCGGCGGTACGCCCTGGTGCCTCGGCCGGCTGGCAGACCACCACGTCGCGGACCGCGTACATCGGCCGGGCCCGTACCTCGACCAGGATCCGCCAGGTACTCGCCGAGCACCCCGAGGATCAGGAACAGGCCGGTGAATCCGCCGGACACCAGGATCGCCAGGGTGGTCCACCCTTCGATGGGGTCGGACTTGACGAGGAACACCGCGACCGCGTACGCGATGCCGGCGAGCGAAAGGGCGCCGAACGTCAGGGACAGTCGGTGTGCCACCCGTGGCCCGAAGTCGGAGAACGACAGCAGGATGTCGAAGGCCAGGCTCGACGTCTCCCGGTCCAGCCGCCGGCGCGCGGCGGTGTCCACCGTGGTCCGGATGTACCGCAGGTGCTCGTGCCGGTGCCCGAGGATCGCGTACAGGGCCTTGCGGTAGCGGACCTTTTCCGCATGGCGAGCATCGGGGCCAGCGTGCGCCGGGAGGTCAGTCTCAGACGCTCGGTACGCAGCGGGGTGTCGAGGTCGCTGTACCGGTTGACCAGGCGGTAGAACACCCGGCGCCGACTACCTGGTCCGGGCGGAGGAGGCGGCGCGGCTGGTGGCCGCCGTCGACTCGCCGGGGCTGCGGCTGCACCTGGACACCGCCTGCATGGCGCTGGCCGGTGACGACGCGGCGGCCAGCGCCGACCGCTTCGCTCCGCTGCTGCGCCACGCCCATCTCAGCGAGCCCGACCTGGCGGCGGTCGGCACCCCGGACCGCGCCCACGCCGACTTCGTCGCCGCGCTGCGGGCCGTCGGGTACGACCGGTACCTGAGTGTCGAGATGCGCCCGACGGACGGCGATCCAGTCGCCGCCGTCGATCGCGCCGCCCGGTACGCCGTGGCACTGTGCCGTGAGCGGCCTTGACCGGCACCCGACAACTCGACCCCCCAGGCGACCAGGTACCAGGCGACCAGGTACCAGCGCCCTCCCGGAGCGACCGGCGGGTACCGCGTTACGACCGACGCGACTTCGCACCCCGGCGCAGCCGGTACGCGGTAGTGGTTCCGGTGATCAACGAGGGTGACCTGCTGCGGGCGCAGCTGAGCCGGATGCACGACCACGGTCACGGCCTTGACGTGCTGATCGCCGACGGGGCAGCACGGACGGCTCCGTCGCCGACGACTTCCTGGCCGGCCACGGCGTACGGTCGGTGCTGGTCAAACGCGGTCCGGGCCGGCTCAGCGCGCAACTGCGGATGGCCTTCGCCGCAGCCCTGGACGACGGCTACCACGGGGTGGTCACCGTGGACGGCAACGGCCAGGACGGCGTCAAGGCGATCGGCCGGTTCCGGGACAGGCTGGACGACGGGTACGACTACGTGCAGGGCTCCCGCTTCGTCCCGGGCGGCGTGGCGGTCAACACGCCCTGGTCCCGGTACCTCGGCATCCGGCTGCTGCACGCACCGTTGCTGTCGGCCGGGGCGCGGACCTGGTACACCGACACCACCAACGGTTTCCGGGGCCACTCGGCCCGGCTGCTCGCCGACCCCCGGGTCAACGTGTTCCGGGACGTGTTCGACGCGCACGAACTGCTGGCGTACCTGCCGGTGCGGGCGGCCCGGCTGGGGCTGCGGGTCTGCGAGGTGCCGGTGACCCGCGCCTACCCGGCGGGAGCGGTGCCGACCAAGATCAAAGGCCTGTCCGGGAACCTGGACCTGCTGGGCGTCGCCGCCCGCGCCGCCACCGGCCGCTACGACCCGGCACCCTGACCGGCCGCTACGACCCGGCACCTGACCAACCCAGCGGCGGATCGCCCGGCGGAGCTCAGCCCAGCAGCAGGGTCAGGGTGAGCGCGACGGCGGTGACGGTGACGGTGGCCACCAGCCCGGTCCAGCGCAGCCACGGCCGGCCGGACCCGGTCACCGGCAGCCGTCGCCAGCGCAGCACGCCGGCCGCCACCCCACCGGCGGCGAGTCCGGCGGCCACCGCCCACCAGCCGGCCCACACGTCGTGCCAGGCACCGGCGAGGTGCCCGATCAGCAGGTAGAGCAGCGCGCTCGACGCCGAGCCGATAACGTTGAGCCGGTCGGTCACCGGCAGCCAGCGCCGCCGGCCGCCGAACGCGGTCGCCGCCGGGGTGGCCGCGACGGCCAGCAGCAACACCACGGTGACGCCGATCAGCAGCGGCCCGGCCCCGGCGGCGTCGCTGTCACCGGCCACCCCGAGCAGCGCCAGCCCGATCGGCTCGACACCCTTGTCGGTGTTGCCGAGCACCACGACGCCGTCGCCGGTGGCCGGGTCGAAGCCGACGTACGACCGGAAACCGCCGGTCCCGCCGTTGTGCCAGGTGATCGCCCGACCGTCGTACGTGGTGGTGAACCAGCCGTAGCCGATCCGGCGGGTGTCGTCGTCGGCGGTGAACCGGGGCTGGGTGGCGTCCGCGCCGGGCGCGGAGCCGTCGAGCAGCGCGGTGACCAGCCGGGCCAGGTCCGGGGCGGTGGACCACAGGCCGATGCCGGCGCCGGCCAGCCCGGAGCCTTGCCACGGATCGGCGGCGCGCCCACCGGCGGTGGATCCGGTCGTCGCACCGGCCGGCAGGTCGGCCCCGTCGAGGGAGTAGCCGGTGTCGCTCATGCCGAGCGGGCCGATCAGCCGTCGCTCGACCAGCGCCGGGTAGGAGCCGGCGTCGGCCTCTCCAACACTCCCGGTCTGCTCAGCCTGGTCAGTCTGCTCGGCCAGCGCGATGCCGAGCAGCGCCGCGCCGAAGTTGGAGTAGTGCACCTCGCCCCGACCGTCACCGACCCGGGCGCGGGTCAGCGCTGCGCGGATCCGGTCGACGTCCAGACCGGCGTACGGGTCGGTGCCGCGCAGCGCCCCCAGCGTCATGGTGAGCGTCGCGGTTGCGCCGACCGTCGGCAGCCGGGGCAGCCCGGACCGGTGGCTGGCCAGCTCAGCCAGGGTGATTTCACCGACCGTCGGGTCGGCGAACTCCTGACCGGGCAGCGCCTCGGCGAGCGTCGTGTCGCCGTCGACCTGCCCGGCGGCGATCTGGTCGGCCAGCAGCATCCCGGTCAGCGTCTTGCCGATCGAGCCGATCTCGAACGGGGTGTCCGGCCGTACCGGCTCGCTGGCGCGGCCGACGGTGCCCGGAGCGCGGTCACCGAGTCCGGCGACCCGTACCTGCCCGTCGGCGATCCGCGCCACCGCCAGACCCCGGTAGCCACCGGGGTCGTCGATCACCGCGCGGACCTCGTCGGCGAGCGCGAGGTCACCGGTGGCGGCGTCGCCGAGGCGGGCCGGCCAGGGCGCGATCAGCGCGGCGAGCAGCCCGCCGACGACGGCGACAGCCGCCGCGACGATCAGAGCGCGGGTACGCGTCGGGGTCATCGGTGTGCTCCGGACAGGACGATCAGCAGGGGGACGACCCGTTCCGGCGGTACGGCGTACTGCCCCCGGGTCGACGTGCGCAGCCAGCCGGCGCTGACCAGTTGCCGCAGGTGGTGGTAGAGCTGACCGGTGGTGCCGAGCCCGTCGATCTCGGCCAGGGCGGCGACGGTCCGGGTGCCGGCCAGGATGTGCCGGACCAGCAGCAGCCGCACCGGGTGGGCGAGCGCGGTGAGGGTGTCGGCGTACCCGGTCCAGTCGGCGTCGAGCAGGTCGTCGACGGTGTGCCCGTACTGCCAGTCGTAGTGTTCGCCGGTCGGCAGGGTGACCGTGCCGGTGTAGAGCACCGCGCCGGAGGTGCCGCCGACCTGGTCCTTGAGTCCGTCGAGCGCCCAGAACGGGTTGCCGGTGTCCGGTCCGACGGCGTTCGGTCCGGTCGACGCGTCGCCGACGGCTCGGTCGGCGTCAACGGCTCGGTCGGCGTCGAGACGCGCGACGAGGTCCTGCACGGTCCGTTCCAGGGCGGTGACCCGCTCGGTCAACTCCGGCTCAGTCATCACCCCATTATTACGTAGTTACGTAATTTCTGCAATCGGAGTGGGTCGGGTCGCGGGCCACCTGCCCCGCCGTCGCCACGCACCACACCACGATCAGCAGCAACAGCAGCCGCTCCAACGTGCCGACCAGCAGCCCGCCGCCGACCAGCAGCATGCCCAGCCCGACTGCGGCGGACAGCGGCAGCGCGGCGGCGGCCCCGAGCAGCGCCAGCCGGCGCAGCGGACAGGTCGACACCGGCGACCAGAACACGGCGATCATCGCGAAGACGCAGCAGGCGACGGCGACGATGCTGGCCCCGCCGTGCACCAGGTCGGTGGCGGTGACCGGGTCGTGTGGCGGCAACGGGCAGCCGTCCCGGCAGGAGACGGTCGCCGAGACCGTCGTCGCGCCGGCCGCCGCGACCAGCAGCCAGGCGGCGGCGCGGACCGGGCGCAGCGCCCCGGCGAGCAGCAGCAGGCTCACCGCCAGGGCGAGCAGCCCCGACTGGTACGCCACCACGGAGCCGCCGTCGCCGACCCCGGACTCGCTGACGTACCCGCGCAGTCCCGGACCGGGACCGGCGACCACCGCGACCGTCACGGTCACCGCCCCGCCGACCGCGCCGACCGCCGCCCCGACCGCCCACCACCTGGTACGCCTCACCCGCCTACGGTGTCACGTGGTCCCGGCTCACGTGGCTGCGGTGTCACGTGCGCCAGCCCGGGTCGGTGTCCCCACCTGCCGGGTGTGCCGGTGGCGCCGGCCGGTGGTGCCGGACCGGCCGGATCACGGCGCCCGGCCGCAGCAGCGCCACCAGCCGGGCCTGGATGTGTCGGGTGACGCCGTCCCGGCCGTCGAAATTGATCTGCGCGCCAATCAGTTGCACCCATCGGATCCCGTCTTCGATCGACACGTCGCCCACGTGCTGCACCCGCAGTCGGAGCGCGCCGATGCCGTACCGGTAATCGGTTTCCGACATCTTGATCACGTCGCCGACCTCTACCGGAAGATCACTGTTGCTCATTGTCGTCCATCCTTTCCGGGACCATTTCCGGTGGTTGCAGGCCGTGTAGTTGCAGTACCGCGCGGACTCTTCTGGCCGCCGGATCCCGGTGCCGGTCGAGGTAGGCCAGCGCCTTGCGGAACGGCCGGCAGTACACCTGCCCGCACGGCAGGCAGCCGTCGTTGCGGCGGGGCATGTGCCGGGTGACCAGCCGTCGGGCGTGGGTGATCACGTCATCGTGTGCGGTGGTGTGCTGCGGGCCGGCGTTGCCGGGCAGCCGGCGTAGTTGTCGCGGTAGTCCGCCGATCCCGTCGTTTCTCGACATCCGTTCACCTCCCTGGTGGAGTGTCGAGCCGAATTTCCATCCACTCCACCCTGGACTTCTCCAGCCGGTCAGCGGAAGATAGGTCAGCGGCAATCCGCACCCATCTACCGGACAATCACCTGTATCCGAAAGGTGTGCACTGTGAATACACTTCCGGAAATCCTCCGTCAGCTGCGCAGCGAGCGCTCCGTCACCCAGGATCAGGTCGGTGAGGCGATCCTGGTCTCCGGCTCACTGATCGCAGCCTTCGAGCAGGGCCGGCTGGTCCCGCAACCGGACACCGCCGCGCGACTGGACGAGTTCTTCGGCTCGGGTGACCGGGTCCGCAAGTCGGCGGCCGAGGCGGCCGAGGCCCGTGAGCTGGAGCGGGAGCGGCGTCGGATGGCCCAGGCGGTCTGGTTCCGCCCGTGGGTCCAGCTGGAGGAGTCCGCCACCACCCTGCGGTACTACCAGGCGTCACTCATCCCCGGCCTGCTGCAGACCGAGGAGTACGCCCGGTCGGTGCTGGACAGCGGCCTGCGCAGTCAGCGCGAGGTCGACGAGCTGCTCGCCGTCCGGATGGAGCGCCAGTCCGTCGTGCTGGGCCGCGAGGACCCGGCGATCTGCGTGTTCATGATGGACATGGCGGCGCTGCGCTCGGCGCACCCGGCGATGGCCAAGGCGCAGCTGGAGCGGCTGCTGGCCGAGTCGGAGCGCCACCGGACCTTCGTGCACGTGGTGCCGGACGGGGTCGGCATGCACATCGGCCGGTCGGTGTCGTTCGTGCTCGCCTCGCTCGACAACGGCGCACTCGCTGGATACATGGAGGATATTTTCGAGGGCCGGCTTGTCACGGAGCCGGCGCGGGTGACCGGGCTCGATCGGGCGTGGCACACTGTCAACGCGCTCGCCCTGAACGCGGCCCAGTCCCGGGATCTGATCCGGCAGATGGTGAGGGAGCTATGACCACCGAGCCGATGTGGCGCACGTCCCGCCGCTCGAACGCCTCCGGCGGTGACTGTGTCGAGGTCGCCGACAACCTGCCCGGCCGGGTGCTGGTCCGCGACTCCAAGGACCGCACCGGCGGCACCCTGGCCTTCGACCCGCCCGCCTGGTCCGCCTTCGTCGCCACCGTCAAACGCTGAGCCGCATCAGTCGCTGTAGTGGTACCGGGCGTACCTCCGAGCCCGCCGCCGTTCTCCGGTTACCAGGGAGCAGGCCGGGCTGGGGTGGGCTATGAGCGGTCTCCCTGTTGGGGAATCCAGCCCGAGCCGTTGGCAATGGAAGCCACGGACCGGTGCAGCCGGCGGCGGGCGCGCGGGTCGAGGTGGTCGCCGTCGAGCGTCTGGAGCGCGTCGCGGGCGGTGCGCTGGTGTGAACGCGCCGTCTTGGCCAGGGCTTCGGCCGCCCATCGCCGGTGATTCAACGGGCTTCCGGCGTCGGTGATCACCGCGAGCAGGCGGCGTGCGCATGTGCCCGCTTCCGCGAAGTCCATCTCGGGGATCGCGGCCAGCGCCATGAACCGCACGTACGGATGCGTTGCCGGGTTGTCGGCCAGTTGGCGCATCGTCGTCGCGGCGGCTGCGCGGTCCGCCCAGACTCCCGTGCCGCCGAGTGCCCGCGCGGCGGTCAGGATCGTGTACGGCTTGGCGCCCGGCAGTGCCAGCAGCTCTCGCATGCGCATGGACGCCGACGGCTCCCGTGGGCATAGGCGAACGGCCGGCTCCGGACCGTCGGTGCGTAGCACCGCGACAGCTGCTGCCAGGCGATCGTCCGGGGCGGCGTCCAGTACCAGAAGGCGTGCCCGAGTCTCCGCGCGCCGTGGTCCGGGCGCGTCGAGCAAGGTCTGACCGGCGAGCACCCGGAGGTAGCCGGGCGTGCCTGGGTTGTCCAGCAGGTCGTGGAGCACGTCGTGTGCCGGCCGCGCGGCGGCGCCCGATCCGAGGCCTAGCAGGATGGTGGCCGCTCGGATTCGGACGAACGGTGGCAGGTCGGGGTCGGTGGCGATGCTGGTCGCCTCGGTCACCACTCTGTGTACGGTGCCCGGAAGCATCCGAGCCAGTAGGGCGAGCAGCGCGGCCCGGCGCGCCGGGGTGAGCTCCGAACGTTCGAGGATCTCCTCCATCGCCAGGCCAGCGCGAAGTCGCTGAACGGGCGTGCCCGCAGCCAGCGTTTGCACGATCTCGATGACGGTGCCGAAGGGGGTGTCGCTGGCGGTCAGCAGCGCGAGGAGTTCGGTGAGGGGCTCGTCCTGCTCAGGATCGACAGTCACCATGGCCAGTTGGACGGTGGTCC
Proteins encoded:
- a CDS encoding TIM barrel protein gives rise to the protein MVRAEEAARLVAAVDSPGLRLHLDTACMALAGDDAAASADRFAPLLRHAHLSEPDLAAVGTPDRAHADFVAALRAVGYDRYLSVEMRPTDGDPVAAVDRAARYAVALCRERP
- a CDS encoding serine hydrolase domain-containing protein, with protein sequence MTPTRTRALIVAAAVAVVGGLLAALIAPWPARLGDAATGDLALADEVRAVIDDPGGYRGLAVARIADGQVRVAGLGDRAPGTVGRASEPVRPDTPFEIGSIGKTLTGMLLADQIAAGQVDGDTTLAEALPGQEFADPTVGEITLAELASHRSGLPRLPTVGATATLTMTLGALRGTDPYAGLDVDRIRAALTRARVGDGRGEVHYSNFGAALLGIALAEQTDQAEQTGSVGEADAGSYPALVERRLIGPLGMSDTGYSLDGADLPAGATTGSTAGGRAADPWQGSGLAGAGIGLWSTAPDLARLVTALLDGSAPGADATQPRFTADDDTRRIGYGWFTTTYDGRAITWHNGGTGGFRSYVGFDPATGDGVVVLGNTDKGVEPIGLALLGVAGDSDAAGAGPLLIGVTVVLLLAVAATPAATAFGGRRRWLPVTDRLNVIGSASSALLYLLIGHLAGAWHDVWAGWWAVAAGLAAGGVAAGVLRWRRLPVTGSGRPWLRWTGLVATVTVTAVALTLTLLLG
- a CDS encoding helix-turn-helix domain-containing protein, translated to MTEPELTERVTALERTVQDLVARLDADRAVDADRAVGDASTGPNAVGPDTGNPFWALDGLKDQVGGTSGAVLYTGTVTLPTGEHYDWQYGHTVDDLLDADWTGYADTLTALAHPVRLLLVRHILAGTRTVAALAEIDGLGTTGQLYHHLRQLVSAGWLRTSTRGQYAVPPERVVPLLIVLSGAHR
- a CDS encoding DUF998 domain-containing protein, which translates into the protein MRRTRWWAVGAAVGAVGGAVTVTVAVVAGPGPGLRGYVSESGVGDGGSVVAYQSGLLALAVSLLLLAGALRPVRAAAWLLVAAAGATTVSATVSCRDGCPLPPHDPVTATDLVHGGASIVAVACCVFAMIAVFWSPVSTCPLRRLALLGAAAALPLSAAVGLGMLLVGGGLLVGTLERLLLLLIVVWCVATAGQVARDPTHSDCRNYVTT
- a CDS encoding Scr1 family TA system antitoxin-like transcriptional regulator — encoded protein: MNTLPEILRQLRSERSVTQDQVGEAILVSGSLIAAFEQGRLVPQPDTAARLDEFFGSGDRVRKSAAEAAEARELERERRRMAQAVWFRPWVQLEESATTLRYYQASLIPGLLQTEEYARSVLDSGLRSQREVDELLAVRMERQSVVLGREDPAICVFMMDMAALRSAHPAMAKAQLERLLAESERHRTFVHVVPDGVGMHIGRSVSFVLASLDNGALAGYMEDIFEGRLVTEPARVTGLDRAWHTVNALALNAAQSRDLIRQMVREL
- a CDS encoding DUF397 domain-containing protein, with the translated sequence MTTEPMWRTSRRSNASGGDCVEVADNLPGRVLVRDSKDRTGGTLAFDPPAWSAFVATVKR